One window of Cohnella hashimotonis genomic DNA carries:
- a CDS encoding glycoside hydrolase family 31 protein: MTDISIARLPGEYWWGGVINEGSAMPFGHTEHTRDLRMTDDNQASPLLISSQGRYLWSEEPFAFRADKEGLSVSPGAGEVILEEGHGSLKGAFMHASRAHFPPSGRIPDALAFTAPQYCTWIEMFYAPTQDKILRYAESILANGLPPGILIVDDNWMKDYGMWDFDKHRFPDPAAMVAELHRLGFKVMLWMCPYVSADSTIFKELRSGGLLMTGKDGAPVLRQWWNGYSAVVDYTKAEGAAWFRRQMDRLIADYGVDGFKLDAGEPILPDAPDVTQPVAWSRPLRLLEDCEAYASLGVGYSLVELRMCWKLGGQALIQRQRDKTHTWDAGGLGGLIPNAIAQGLLGYAFNCPDMIGGGMDGDINAPDFRFDSELFVRYAQCAALFPVMQFSMAPWRVLSGDELTWCLDAVRLRTELGEELLALARQAAVDGLPILRSLAFEYPGQGYELVQDQFLLGSDLLVAPVVVKGQTSRVVHFPEGRWSGDDGSLVEGPAALEVEAPLSRLPWYRKQ, from the coding sequence ATGACCGACATATCGATCGCCAGACTGCCCGGCGAATATTGGTGGGGCGGCGTTATCAACGAAGGCAGCGCGATGCCCTTCGGACATACGGAACATACGAGAGATCTGCGCATGACCGACGACAATCAGGCCTCCCCCCTGCTTATATCCAGCCAAGGCCGTTACCTCTGGAGCGAGGAGCCGTTCGCCTTCCGCGCGGACAAGGAAGGGCTGTCCGTCTCGCCCGGCGCCGGCGAGGTTATCCTGGAAGAAGGACATGGTTCGCTTAAAGGCGCCTTTATGCATGCCAGCCGCGCGCATTTCCCGCCGTCCGGCCGGATCCCCGACGCGCTCGCCTTTACCGCGCCGCAATACTGCACCTGGATCGAGATGTTCTATGCGCCCACGCAGGACAAGATCCTCCGCTACGCGGAATCGATTCTGGCGAACGGGCTGCCTCCAGGCATCCTTATCGTCGACGACAACTGGATGAAGGACTATGGGATGTGGGACTTCGACAAGCATCGGTTCCCCGATCCGGCTGCCATGGTCGCAGAGCTGCACCGCCTGGGCTTCAAGGTGATGTTGTGGATGTGCCCCTATGTGAGCGCGGACAGCACGATCTTCAAGGAGCTCCGGAGCGGCGGGCTGCTTATGACGGGCAAGGACGGAGCGCCCGTGCTTCGTCAGTGGTGGAACGGCTACAGCGCCGTCGTCGACTATACGAAGGCGGAAGGCGCGGCCTGGTTCAGGCGGCAGATGGACCGGCTGATCGCGGACTACGGCGTCGACGGCTTCAAGCTTGACGCCGGCGAGCCGATCCTGCCGGACGCGCCTGACGTGACGCAGCCCGTCGCCTGGTCGCGTCCGCTGCGCCTGCTCGAGGATTGCGAGGCCTACGCGTCCCTCGGCGTCGGCTACTCGCTCGTCGAGCTGCGCATGTGCTGGAAGCTCGGCGGTCAGGCGCTTATCCAGCGTCAGCGGGACAAGACGCATACCTGGGACGCAGGCGGGCTCGGCGGCCTGATCCCGAACGCTATCGCGCAGGGGCTGCTCGGCTACGCGTTCAACTGTCCCGACATGATCGGCGGCGGCATGGACGGGGATATCAACGCCCCCGATTTCCGCTTCGACAGCGAGCTGTTCGTCCGGTATGCGCAGTGCGCCGCGCTGTTCCCGGTCATGCAGTTTTCCATGGCGCCCTGGCGCGTGTTGAGCGGCGACGAGCTGACCTGGTGCCTGGACGCCGTGCGGCTGCGCACCGAGCTCGGAGAGGAACTGCTGGCGCTCGCCCGCCAAGCGGCAGTCGACGGTCTCCCGATCCTGCGCAGCCTGGCGTTCGAGTACCCGGGCCAAGGCTACGAGCTTGTGCAGGATCAGTTCCTGCTCGGCTCGGACCTGCTCGTCGCGCCGGTCGTCGTCAAGGGGCAGACGTCCAGAGTCGTTCATTTTCCGGAAGGCCGTTGGTCGGGCGATGACGGCAGCCTCGTCGAAGGCCCCGCAGCGCTTGAGGTTGAGGCGCCGCTCTCGCGGCTGCCGTGGTATCGTAAACAATAG
- a CDS encoding Gfo/Idh/MocA family protein: MKRKLRWGIAGCAGIAVNAVMPAIQSSETGVIAAVASRDISKAKAAADKFGIDRAYGSYEELMEDPDIDAVYIPLPNHLHREWTIRAAEAGKHVLCEKPLALTAREAAEMAEACARSGVHLAEAFMYRHHPRIGQIRHIVGSGEIGSLRALNGAFTFNNASDAANIRYRSDWGGGSLYDVGCYPLSAARLIVGREPEAVTVHAMFSPEHDNVDMMASGLVEFSDGIALTFDCGMWAAFRQTLEIVGTDGRIFVPHAFLTGADNAGFEVHGTGGSRIVQADGVNAYRLEVDDFASVVAGEKEPAFPADDALRNMRLLEACLQSARRRERITLV, translated from the coding sequence ATGAAAAGGAAGCTGCGCTGGGGAATCGCCGGGTGCGCGGGAATTGCGGTCAACGCCGTGATGCCGGCCATTCAGTCTTCAGAAACGGGCGTAATTGCGGCCGTCGCCAGCCGGGACATAAGCAAAGCGAAGGCCGCGGCGGACAAATTTGGAATCGACCGGGCATACGGCAGTTACGAGGAGCTGATGGAGGATCCGGATATCGATGCCGTCTACATACCGCTGCCGAATCATCTTCACCGGGAGTGGACGATCCGCGCCGCGGAAGCGGGCAAGCACGTGCTATGCGAGAAGCCGCTGGCATTGACGGCACGGGAAGCGGCAGAGATGGCCGAGGCCTGCGCACGATCGGGCGTCCATCTGGCGGAGGCGTTCATGTACCGTCATCATCCGCGAATCGGACAGATCCGGCATATCGTCGGCTCGGGGGAAATCGGGTCGCTGCGCGCCCTGAACGGAGCGTTCACGTTCAACAATGCGAGCGACGCGGCGAACATTCGTTATCGCAGCGATTGGGGCGGAGGATCGCTGTACGACGTAGGCTGCTATCCGCTCAGCGCCGCGCGGCTAATCGTCGGCAGGGAGCCGGAGGCGGTCACCGTCCACGCGATGTTTTCCCCGGAGCACGACAACGTCGACATGATGGCCTCGGGTCTGGTCGAATTTTCGGACGGCATCGCGCTGACGTTCGACTGCGGCATGTGGGCGGCATTTCGCCAGACGCTCGAAATCGTCGGCACGGACGGGCGTATATTCGTGCCGCACGCGTTCTTGACCGGGGCGGATAATGCCGGCTTCGAGGTCCATGGAACCGGCGGCTCCCGCATCGTTCAAGCGGACGGCGTCAACGCTTATCGGCTCGAAGTCGACGACTTCGCAAGCGTCGTCGCCGGCGAGAAGGAGCCGGCGTTCCCTGCCGATGATGCGCTCCGCAATATGCGCCTGCTCGAAGCCTGCCTGCAGTCGGCCCGGAGACGCGAAAGGATAACGCTCGTATAA
- a CDS encoding DUF4395 domain-containing protein, with protein MKEVPMPYIKSNQTGIVLFAVLSFFFAPLWILAVLWLIEVVGLATGGKYNLFVRIAKPWLKTAGKETQALELARFNNSLAVIFLSLAVLSFSLGWTVAGYAFAVMLLAAAGAALLGYCIGCTVYFQYKQFLARRRIRHS; from the coding sequence ATGAAGGAAGTCCCTATGCCTTATATCAAGTCCAACCAGACCGGCATCGTTTTGTTCGCCGTTTTGTCTTTTTTCTTCGCCCCGCTGTGGATACTGGCCGTTCTGTGGCTGATCGAAGTCGTCGGCCTCGCGACGGGCGGCAAGTACAACTTATTTGTAAGAATCGCGAAGCCTTGGCTGAAGACGGCAGGCAAAGAAACGCAAGCGCTGGAGCTGGCCCGCTTCAACAATTCGCTCGCGGTCATCTTCCTGAGCTTGGCCGTCCTCAGCTTCTCGCTGGGCTGGACCGTCGCCGGGTATGCGTTCGCCGTCATGCTGCTGGCCGCCGCCGGGGCTGCCCTGCTCGGGTACTGCATCGGCTGCACGGTTTACTTTCAATACAAGCAATTCCTCGCGAGACGACGGATTCGTC
- a CDS encoding aldo/keto reductase, with protein sequence MEAISIAGLDKPVSKLILGSMLLNDERMDVSAELLDAYAAIGGNAMDTAQVYGPRGMGAIGKWSAERGNRSGLVLIVKGAHHDEKGPRVTRAAVEADLAYSLGLLKTDYADIFMLHRDDPDKPVGEIVEMLQEPLQAGLCKALGASNWTTARLDAANAYAEAHGLTGFACNSPNLSLARANEPRWPGCVSTDADDLAWHERTQLPLLSWSSQAAGFFTGRYAPERRDNEEIVRVYYSDDNWERYRRATLLGEAKGADANQIALAYVLHQSFPTCALIGPANAEELRSSAKALDVALTPEEIRWLDLKDDSLKR encoded by the coding sequence ATGGAAGCGATCTCCATCGCGGGATTGGATAAACCCGTCTCGAAGCTGATCCTCGGCTCGATGCTGCTGAACGACGAGCGGATGGACGTATCCGCCGAGCTGCTCGACGCCTATGCCGCGATCGGCGGCAATGCGATGGATACCGCGCAAGTGTATGGACCGCGCGGCATGGGCGCGATCGGAAAATGGTCGGCGGAGAGGGGCAATCGTTCCGGGCTCGTGCTGATCGTGAAGGGCGCGCATCACGACGAAAAAGGGCCGCGGGTGACCCGTGCCGCCGTCGAAGCGGATTTGGCTTATTCGCTCGGCTTGTTGAAGACGGATTACGCCGATATTTTCATGCTGCACCGGGACGATCCGGACAAGCCGGTCGGCGAGATCGTCGAGATGCTGCAGGAGCCGCTTCAAGCGGGACTTTGCAAAGCGCTGGGCGCCTCCAATTGGACGACGGCGCGGCTGGATGCGGCCAACGCCTATGCCGAGGCGCACGGGCTGACCGGATTCGCCTGCAACAGCCCCAACCTGAGCCTGGCCAGGGCCAACGAACCGAGATGGCCGGGATGCGTGAGCACGGACGCGGACGACCTCGCTTGGCACGAACGCACGCAGCTGCCGTTGCTGTCCTGGTCGTCGCAGGCGGCAGGCTTTTTCACCGGACGATATGCGCCGGAGCGGCGGGACAACGAGGAGATCGTACGCGTTTATTACAGCGACGACAACTGGGAGCGCTATCGAAGGGCGACTTTGCTGGGCGAAGCGAAGGGCGCGGACGCCAACCAAATCGCGCTCGCTTATGTGCTGCACCAGTCGTTTCCGACTTGTGCGCTGATCGGGCCGGCCAACGCGGAGGAGCTGCGCTCCAGCGCCAAAGCGCTGGACGTGGCACTAACGCCTGAGGAGATTCGCTGGTTGGATCTGAAGGACGATTCGTTAAAGCGCTGA
- a CDS encoding AraC family transcriptional regulator — MGDMTIFNELAEMIAIRISSFKEEDHGRDWVEHKTHNDYDLWFVQSGQAQIRIEGTEYTARAGDVVFFYPRIPYRAAAPADGCRFIYIHFEYGIGAQQAILNDFPLSGIIPHALIRDEALLFAASFGRATGGVPGGRLYLKASLTAAIARIIELHGQDRYTGAFLSGSAPRRSERNLDTLQPIFQYIDDHLHQPIKMSELAALAGISEKYFISYFKKSLGITPGQYLFQVKMNRARDYIYQRKYTVQQIAGFLGYPDPFTFSKAFRKHYHVPPSKFV; from the coding sequence ATGGGGGACATGACCATCTTCAACGAGCTGGCCGAGATGATCGCGATTCGGATCAGCTCCTTCAAGGAGGAGGATCACGGACGGGATTGGGTTGAGCACAAGACGCACAACGACTACGACCTTTGGTTCGTTCAATCCGGACAGGCGCAAATACGAATCGAAGGAACCGAGTATACGGCGCGCGCGGGCGACGTCGTGTTCTTTTACCCGCGGATTCCTTATCGGGCCGCCGCACCGGCGGATGGCTGCCGTTTTATCTACATCCATTTCGAGTATGGCATCGGCGCGCAGCAAGCCATTCTGAACGACTTTCCGCTATCGGGCATTATCCCGCATGCGCTCATCCGGGACGAAGCGCTCTTATTCGCCGCGTCCTTCGGACGGGCGACCGGCGGCGTTCCCGGCGGCAGGTTGTATCTGAAGGCAAGCTTGACCGCGGCTATCGCCAGAATCATCGAGCTTCACGGTCAGGACCGGTATACCGGCGCTTTCCTGAGCGGGAGCGCGCCGCGCAGGTCCGAACGCAATCTGGACACGCTGCAGCCGATCTTCCAATATATAGACGACCATCTCCACCAGCCGATCAAGATGTCCGAGCTTGCGGCGCTGGCCGGCATCTCCGAGAAATATTTTATCTCCTATTTCAAAAAATCGCTTGGCATCACGCCGGGGCAATATCTATTTCAAGTGAAGATGAACAGAGCCAGAGACTATATCTATCAAAGGAAATACACCGTTCAGCAAATCGCCGGATTTCTAGGTTATCCCGATCCTTTCACCTTCTCCAAGGCGTTCAGAAAACACTATCACGTCCCACCGTCAAAGTTTGTTTGA
- a CDS encoding helix-turn-helix transcriptional regulator, with protein MRTHLTLPLMDPNPFLIFPESAGRYLNEPDHRAERPADSFPYFNLHYVKAGEGFVETDGRWQPVYPGDAFLYFPNQPQRYRTGEEHPWDVFWMHFYGDRLPEILTEQGFRRSVIWSTRQGDALEAQLAHLIREVDNPKLLHPSALSTAAYGVLAEFTVQAVPYRFRRSRDAQGLIRDLLPAMQDAACEPFSLESWAAKAGVTPHYFCKLFRKFTQMSPMDFVTQCRIRHAKQQLMDDLERPVGEIASLCGYPSISYFIKRFREKEGVTPAAYRQLHAFR; from the coding sequence ATGAGAACCCACTTGACGCTCCCGCTGATGGATCCCAATCCGTTTCTCATATTCCCTGAATCCGCGGGACGATACCTGAACGAACCGGATCACCGGGCGGAGCGCCCGGCCGATTCGTTCCCCTATTTCAACCTGCACTACGTCAAAGCGGGCGAAGGGTTCGTGGAAACGGACGGGCGCTGGCAACCCGTTTATCCCGGCGATGCATTTCTCTATTTTCCCAATCAGCCCCAAAGGTACCGAACCGGCGAGGAGCATCCTTGGGACGTTTTTTGGATGCATTTTTACGGCGATCGCCTGCCCGAGATTCTGACGGAACAGGGCTTTCGAAGATCCGTCATCTGGTCCACGCGCCAAGGAGACGCGCTCGAAGCGCAATTGGCGCATCTCATCCGCGAGGTCGACAACCCCAAGCTGCTCCACCCTTCGGCCCTCTCTACGGCAGCCTACGGCGTGCTCGCCGAATTTACGGTACAGGCGGTGCCCTATCGTTTCCGTAGAAGCCGAGACGCGCAGGGGCTCATCAGGGATTTGCTTCCCGCCATGCAGGACGCCGCTTGCGAGCCGTTTTCGCTGGAGTCGTGGGCGGCCAAAGCCGGCGTTACTCCCCATTACTTCTGCAAGCTGTTTCGCAAATTCACCCAGATGTCGCCGATGGACTTCGTCACGCAATGCCGCATACGACATGCCAAGCAGCAGCTGATGGACGACCTGGAGCGTCCGGTCGGCGAGATCGCGAGCTTGTGCGGCTATCCGAGCATTAGCTATTTCATCAAACGATTTAGGGAAAAAGAAGGCGTGACGCCGGCAGCCTATCGCCAGCTTCACGCCTTCCGTTAG
- a CDS encoding glycoside hydrolase family 4 translates to MSDSILRHPKVVVIGAGSLFFGRQSIWQMVHSPYLNGGTLALVDTNEERLSKMVRLARMVAQENGVPLKVEGSTDRREVLEGADFVVLSFAEDTVKYRGIDCEVSLKYGIRMCSGDTIGPGGIFRAMRELPVIMACAKDIEELCPDAWVINYINPSTVHGIALSRYAPKLKSFALCDSHHMPHKKAYYAVRAGIIRDPGEFTDEIDRQFDFRVAGVNHFTWLLKAEYEGKDVMAPIAESLRASAGTENDGGDKGAKALFNDAITYELYDIFGSIPTCTAHTKEYVRFWQGLGKTKDAIPPLSIWETEDRYLRHEEMWLQVDGFLSGRLPIADYMKSFGPDHATDIIENMVGNLGKRFFLNTLNRGAVSNMNDDAFLELLCEVGPDGIKPLPVGEMPRGIRGLQEQVLDTHELTAEAVVERSYAKLRRAMMTDPLVSSIHDADMIISELLEREREMIPKEWYE, encoded by the coding sequence TTGAGCGATTCAATCTTACGGCATCCGAAGGTCGTCGTTATCGGCGCGGGCAGTTTGTTTTTCGGACGTCAATCGATATGGCAAATGGTTCATTCTCCTTATTTGAACGGCGGGACGCTTGCCTTGGTGGATACGAACGAAGAGCGGCTGTCCAAGATGGTCCGGCTAGCCCGGATGGTGGCGCAGGAGAACGGCGTGCCATTAAAGGTGGAGGGATCGACGGACCGTCGGGAGGTATTGGAGGGGGCGGACTTCGTCGTTCTCAGTTTTGCGGAAGACACGGTGAAGTACCGCGGCATCGACTGCGAGGTATCGCTAAAGTACGGGATTCGGATGTGCTCGGGGGATACGATCGGGCCGGGCGGTATTTTTCGGGCGATGCGAGAGCTGCCCGTCATTATGGCCTGCGCCAAGGACATCGAAGAGCTGTGTCCTGATGCTTGGGTGATCAACTACATTAACCCGTCCACCGTGCACGGCATCGCGCTCAGCCGTTACGCTCCGAAGCTAAAGAGCTTCGCGCTGTGCGACAGCCATCATATGCCGCACAAAAAAGCATATTACGCGGTTCGGGCGGGGATCATTCGGGACCCCGGCGAATTCACCGACGAGATCGACAGGCAGTTCGACTTCCGCGTGGCCGGGGTCAATCACTTCACCTGGCTGCTAAAGGCGGAATACGAGGGTAAGGACGTCATGGCACCGATCGCCGAGTCGCTCCGGGCGTCTGCCGGCACGGAGAACGATGGCGGGGACAAGGGCGCCAAGGCGCTTTTTAACGACGCCATTACTTACGAGCTTTACGATATTTTCGGCTCTATCCCGACATGTACGGCCCATACCAAAGAGTACGTCCGGTTCTGGCAAGGGCTCGGCAAAACGAAGGACGCGATCCCGCCGCTATCGATCTGGGAGACGGAGGACCGGTATTTGCGTCATGAAGAGATGTGGCTGCAGGTGGACGGCTTCCTGTCCGGCCGCTTGCCGATCGCCGACTACATGAAGTCGTTCGGACCCGACCATGCCACGGATATCATCGAAAACATGGTGGGGAATTTGGGCAAGCGCTTTTTCCTGAATACGTTGAACCGCGGAGCCGTCAGCAACATGAACGACGATGCTTTTCTGGAGCTGCTCTGCGAAGTCGGTCCGGACGGGATCAAGCCGCTCCCGGTAGGCGAGATGCCCCGAGGAATCCGCGGCTTGCAGGAGCAGGTGCTCGACACGCACGAGCTGACCGCTGAAGCCGTCGTCGAACGCAGCTACGCGAAGTTGCGCCGGGCGATGATGACCGACCCGCTGGTCAGCTCGATTCACGACGCGGATATGATCATCAGCGAGCTGTTGGAGCGGGAGCGGGAGATGATCCCGAAGGAATGGTACGAGTGA
- a CDS encoding response regulator, producing the protein MYELLIVDDHAHLVDSLERNMSWQELGIGKVHKAFSGEEALEFCKTCPVDIVLTDIRMPGISGLELIQQLKKYDKHFKSILLSGYGEWDYAQEAIRQQVDGYLLKPVDHEELAGTVRRLTEALRLEWDERGRQQKAMDMVREHMPLFREKLLTDLLQGRKLPPELLEEKLAYYQLPFLPGDRTAMCLLRIESSAEELNWRDQSLLASAVANIAEETFSDLFHVWHGRDAYDYEVFILKVREETWLAEDPEPERARQQSFEHLASRLQQHVRQFLKSSISVVLSDWQIMSQGLRGMYRDSLAVFARQLGGGTDLLIRLQDAASPEMPYRIHSLYESPTFIQLSEIGQWEAIRSKWDTVFQEVADKGMESRETLLELYYHAMGAFSFFAHKNGLSLHDVFPSEPDKPGDASRFRQMRQLQDWVAHTLEQLQEMTKSEWNNEQAALIRKVQHFVAERLADATLQSAADHVGLHPAYLSSLFKSKMSENISDYLYRARMQRARELLLEQPERKVSDVAAAIGYHKPQYFIKLFKEHYGLTPQDYRNKSS; encoded by the coding sequence ATGTATGAGCTGCTAATCGTCGACGACCACGCTCACCTCGTGGACAGTCTCGAACGCAATATGTCTTGGCAGGAGCTGGGGATCGGCAAGGTGCACAAGGCGTTTTCCGGCGAAGAGGCGCTCGAATTTTGCAAGACTTGCCCCGTCGACATCGTCCTCACCGATATTCGCATGCCCGGCATCTCCGGCCTGGAGCTGATCCAGCAGCTTAAAAAATACGACAAGCATTTTAAAAGCATCCTGCTGTCCGGCTACGGGGAATGGGATTATGCGCAGGAGGCGATCCGGCAGCAGGTTGACGGCTACCTGCTGAAGCCGGTGGATCACGAGGAGCTGGCCGGCACGGTGCGCCGGCTGACGGAGGCGCTGCGTCTCGAGTGGGACGAACGCGGCAGGCAGCAGAAGGCCATGGATATGGTTCGCGAGCATATGCCGCTGTTCAGGGAGAAGCTGCTGACGGATCTGCTGCAGGGGCGGAAGCTGCCGCCGGAACTGCTCGAGGAGAAGCTGGCCTACTACCAGCTTCCCTTCCTCCCGGGAGATCGGACGGCGATGTGCCTGCTGCGCATCGAGTCGTCCGCGGAGGAGCTGAACTGGCGGGACCAGTCCTTGCTCGCCTCCGCCGTCGCCAACATCGCTGAGGAGACGTTCTCGGACCTGTTCCACGTCTGGCACGGCCGCGATGCCTATGATTACGAGGTGTTCATTCTCAAGGTCCGTGAAGAGACTTGGCTGGCGGAGGACCCCGAGCCCGAACGCGCCCGGCAGCAATCGTTCGAGCATTTGGCGTCGCGGCTGCAGCAGCATGTCAGGCAATTTCTGAAGAGCAGCATCTCGGTCGTTCTGAGCGATTGGCAGATCATGTCGCAAGGCCTCCGCGGCATGTACCGGGATTCGCTGGCCGTCTTCGCCCGTCAGCTTGGCGGCGGGACCGATCTGCTCATCCGCCTGCAGGATGCCGCCTCGCCCGAGATGCCCTACCGCATTCACAGCCTGTACGAGTCGCCGACGTTCATTCAGCTGTCCGAGATCGGCCAGTGGGAAGCGATCCGCTCGAAGTGGGATACCGTCTTCCAGGAAGTCGCCGACAAGGGGATGGAATCGCGGGAGACGCTGCTCGAGCTTTATTATCACGCCATGGGCGCCTTCAGCTTTTTCGCCCACAAAAACGGACTCAGTCTCCACGACGTCTTCCCGTCCGAGCCCGACAAGCCGGGCGACGCCAGCCGCTTCCGTCAGATGCGCCAGCTCCAGGACTGGGTCGCGCATACGCTCGAGCAGCTGCAGGAGATGACCAAAAGCGAATGGAACAACGAGCAGGCCGCGCTCATCCGCAAGGTGCAGCATTTCGTCGCGGAACGGCTCGCCGATGCCACGCTCCAATCGGCGGCGGATCATGTCGGCCTGCATCCGGCGTATCTGTCGTCGCTGTTCAAGAGCAAGATGAGCGAAAACATAAGCGATTATCTGTACCGCGCGCGCATGCAGCGGGCACGCGAGCTGCTGCTCGAACAGCCCGAGCGCAAGGTCAGCGACGTCGCAGCGGCGATCGGCTACCACAAACCGCAGTATTTCATCAAGCTGTTCAAGGAGCATTACGGGCTGACGCCGCAGGATTACCGGAATAAATCCTCCTGA
- a CDS encoding IS4 family transposase, whose product MDIITQNTVISQLFSLLPFDMDHKCSFFDHGAKKLTVAKTMGLLAIAVMAKWPSYDAISMQVRANPYLQQALDLKQISASQLSRKFNEIPTEFFQTLFAQLVVERQCPVEPKSGISKKIGKLGIIDSTSIHVPYSVHDFAKLSVFDSSVKMHLRIVAASPDEVYPDHMIPSTRNYDDREVAVSMVTDPDLTYVMDRGYVKYETMDQWVHDNVRFVMRINHNMSITLLEQREVPHASPILLDAIVRLGRGSKRMKGALRVVEFLDDKARRYRLATTRFDLTAEEIADIYRRRWWIELYFKWMKQHLKLTKLYSTKAQGIWNQLFLALICSLLLLKLQEEQGWRQRTWKVLQAVNAYLMRAWTELCEEMNREASRHSRGRQRASKPTTRDSPPESRVGWIKERNSNPRKRKPRKKT is encoded by the coding sequence GTGGATATCATAACTCAAAATACCGTCATATCGCAATTGTTTTCTTTGCTTCCATTTGATATGGATCATAAGTGTTCCTTTTTCGACCACGGTGCTAAAAAGCTTACTGTCGCTAAGACGATGGGGCTGCTCGCGATTGCGGTTATGGCCAAATGGCCCTCTTACGACGCGATTTCCATGCAAGTGCGTGCCAACCCTTATTTGCAGCAGGCGCTGGATTTAAAGCAAATTAGCGCTTCTCAACTCAGTCGTAAGTTTAATGAGATTCCGACGGAATTCTTTCAGACACTTTTCGCGCAGTTGGTCGTGGAGCGCCAGTGTCCGGTCGAGCCTAAAAGCGGTATTTCCAAGAAGATTGGGAAGCTCGGCATCATTGATTCGACGTCGATTCACGTTCCTTACTCGGTACACGATTTCGCCAAGCTTTCCGTGTTCGACAGCAGTGTAAAAATGCACCTGCGAATCGTAGCGGCTTCGCCCGACGAGGTCTATCCGGATCATATGATTCCATCGACGCGCAATTATGACGACCGGGAAGTGGCCGTATCGATGGTCACCGATCCCGATCTCACCTACGTCATGGATCGTGGCTACGTGAAGTATGAGACGATGGACCAATGGGTCCATGACAACGTACGTTTCGTGATGCGCATCAACCATAACATGAGCATAACCCTGCTGGAACAAAGGGAAGTGCCTCATGCATCACCGATCCTTCTAGACGCCATCGTTCGGCTCGGCCGCGGGTCCAAGCGTATGAAAGGTGCTTTGCGGGTGGTTGAGTTTCTCGACGACAAAGCGCGCCGTTATCGTCTGGCCACCACGCGTTTCGATCTGACGGCCGAGGAGATCGCGGATATTTACCGCCGTCGCTGGTGGATCGAGTTGTACTTCAAATGGATGAAGCAACATCTGAAGTTGACGAAGCTGTACAGCACCAAGGCGCAGGGGATTTGGAACCAGTTGTTTCTCGCCTTGATCTGCAGCTTGCTCCTCCTAAAGCTTCAAGAAGAGCAAGGTTGGCGTCAGCGAACTTGGAAAGTGCTGCAGGCTGTAAACGCATACTTGATGCGGGCATGGACTGAGCTATGTGAAGAGATGAACCGTGAAGCAAGCCGTCATTCTCGGGGACGACAGCGAGCGAGCAAACCAACTACGCGCGACTCGCCCCCTGAAAGCCGCGTTGGATGGATTAAAGAAAGAAATTCGAATCCAAGAAAACGGAAGCCGCGAAAGAAGACATAA